In Mesotoga infera, the DNA window GAGATATGCGTCGATAAGACAAACAAAGTTGTAACTGCTCCGCTTCTTGTTCGAGAAGATGGCCTCATGGAAAAGAATGAGAGCATCGAGACCTTCGTCAAGAGGCTGTTCGATTTACTCCCGCTCTGAATCCCTGCCATAACGTTTTTCCACTAGGCCTTTTCAGAACCTCTGTAAAGAAGTTCGCTGGCGGCAAAAGAAACCATTGCGATAATGAAGGGAACGAGGTAGAAGATTATCCTGTACAGTATCAGCGCCGCCACCACAATATCCGGCTCTAAAGACGGCGAGAGAATCACTATCGTAAGCGCCTCAAATACTCCCAGACCTCCGGGGACCTGGCTGGACAGACCTGCAAACTGCGACAGCAGGAAGACGCCCAGAACCTCAAAATAACCGATCTCCGGGGGGAGGAGCATGAAAAGCACTCCTGCGGAAAGCAGCCAGTCGAGAATGGATATGCCGGTCTGAAAAAGCGTGAACGACTTTCCCGGAAGAGAGAAACTCTTTCCTTTTATTCTGAACGGACGTTTTCTGAAGCTGACCACCACCATATAGAGAACGTAGATCCCGGCAGAGGTTATTCCAATAGCCTTCAGAGATCCAAAGGGTACCGCGACAGCACCCTGAAGAACGGGCGGCCAGAGAGTGAACAGGATGCCTGAAAGGGCGAAGAAACCGAGCCAGAAAGTTAGATAGTTGAGGATTATTATTGCGAGAATCTTTCCTCCAGAGACCCCCCACTTCCCGTATAATCTGAAGCGGACGCTTGTGCCCGAAAGAAAAGTGAAACCGATATTCTTGCTGAAAGTGTATCCAACGAAAGAGACAAGCGCCGTCGAGGAAAATTTCAGTCTGACTCCCGACCTTCTGGAAGCGATCAGATCATAGAAACTCAGATTGAGGTAAGTCAGAAAGGTCAGGAAGACTGCGATCACTAGCCTCGAAGCGGGAACCTCCCCGACTTTCGATGCAATATCGCTGATAGTGTAGCGACCCAACTCTCTAACAAGAACGTAAATTGAAACACTGAATAACGCGATTCCCAGAAAGGGCAAGAGCCTTCTGAAAGACAGCAGTGCCTTCCCAAAACTGCCCACTAGAGAATCTCTTTAGGAACTTTTACCCTTACGGTTACGAGAGGATTCACCAGTTGACTTATCATCAAATCACAGGCAATGCTAGTAAGCATGTAAGACTTCTCTCTGGGAATAGACTTCCAGTCGGAGATAAATTCGATTGCCCTCTTCACTGCCCCTCGACTTGCCTCTTCCATAGTCTGCGCGCTGAACAACAGGTAGAAGGCATCTTCGGTTTCTACCGTGGGACTTTCGACGGGCATTTTGTCTATATCTACACTGAGCCTCACCAGGGCTCTTATCTCGACGCCTGTGCCGCCGACTTCCCCGTCTCCCATCCTCGCATGTACGTCACCGAGGGAGAGATTGCCTCCTTTAATGAAGACCGGTAGATAGACTCTTGAACCCGCCATGATATTCTTCGTGTCAAGGTTTCCTCCATGCCTCCCCGGGGTCGTACAGGGAATGGATTTGTCTGCCGGAGCATTGCCAATTACGCCTATCATTGGCCTGACCTCTATTCGCTCTCCCATAAAGGACACGTAGTTGCCGTGAATCTTTGCGATCTCCGTGACGCAACTCTTCGATACGTTGGTTACGGGTCCCCATGAGGGGCAGGTCTCGATGACTCCCTGATCGTCCAGCTCTATGCTCTCTATACTGACTACTATCGTGTCACCCGGCATCGCTCCCTTCACTGCGATGGGCCCGGTGGCCGGATTCACATGAGTGAAGTCGAAGTCTCCTCCGACCGTCTGAGACTCTGAGACGATCCTGTGGCAAAAGCAATCCTCCGTCTCCACAATTACCGTATCACCCGGGCTCACCTCCAGAACGGGCTTGTGTTCAGGCGACATATCGTACACGACTCTGTCTCTTCCGATTCTGTGTAACACGGGACGCACCTCCATTGACTGATATTGTCTCAATACTACCTCGACGTTGTTTTAATCCAAAGAGATATCATATGTTTATTATAATCAGTGAGACCAGCACCATTCCAAGGGAAATCATCTCGAGCTTCTTGAGCTTTTCACCGAATAGCAGCATACTTCCAAGACCGATCATCACAACGCTTCCCGCGCTGTAAACGGGGAAGACCACGGAACCCTTCATTTCTTCAAGAGCCATTATGAGAAAGAATGAAGAGAAGAGATTGGGCAGCCCCACAATTAACCCCACGAGTGCTTCCCTCTTGTGAAAAGATTTCCCCGACCTTTTCAGAAAAACCGCGCTTATCGCGAAAGCGCTGGCAAAAACGCTGAAGAGAAAGACATTCTTGTAGCCGCTGACGGTGTAGTTCTGGAACAACTTGTTCATAAATTCTGCCAGTCCGCCGGTAATGAATAACATAATGAGAGCGGCCTTAAAATTCTTTTTCCCCGATCCGAAAGGGTTGTTGACGAGTACGATAGAGCATATGGCGAGAGCTATCCCGACCCACTGGAGCACTCCGGGGTATTCCTTCCACACCAGAAGAGACAAGAGCATGGGAATCAGGATTCCGAGTTTTCCGAATGCCCCGGATAGACTAGCGCCGCTCTCTTTAACGCTCTTCTGATAGAAAACAAACGACAGGAAGAAGAACAGTCCGGCTACCAGACCCAACGAAAGACCCCATACAACACTGCTGGTAAGGCTGAAGACTCCGTTTCCCTCAACCATCACTTCTTTCAAAGAACCTCCGCCCGGCCCCAAATCCGGTCTTTCTATGGCAATCATGGTCAGAGCAATCAGAAAAGCGCTAAGATAATTGAACGTGGTAACCGCAAGCCTGTTGTAACTTCTCCCCTCGGTCACCTTGAAAATCATTGCTATAGAGGAACTGGAAAGTATCGCCAGCAAAAGATAGACCACTCCGACCTCCCTGATTCCACGCCTTCTCTTCTTAGTTGCAGGTGTAGTATATTCTTAGCAAGTACAACAATTATGCCACAGTCTCTATACGGGATGGTGATTAGATGGCCGAAAGATTGATAGAAGTATTTTCAGGCTCCGACCCTGAAAAAGATCTTGAGGAAATGCCGGAAGAAAAATCGATAATCGCCCACTGGATGGTTAAGACATCGGAAAAGCTCTGGCAGACGAAGATACTGGCGCTTGCCGAAAACAGCGAGAAGGTCCTGGACTCTCTCGAGCAGCGCTTCACCCAGGATGAGTCCTTCAGGGCGATACTCTTTCAGGTGGAAGCCTCGCTTCCAAGAACTCAAAAAGAGAAGAAAGAAGAGGAACAGGCCGAGGAAGAAGAGAAGAAGCCCGAGAAGGGAATCTTCAAGCGAATAAGCAGAGAAGAGCTGTATCACGACATCTCTGAAATGATATCTAACGACGCAGTTGACATAACAATGATTATTCTTTCGACCATCGTCGCAACGATAGGGCTTCTTAGGAACAGCCCTGCAATAATAATCGGGGCGATGGTCATCGCTCCAATGCTCGGGCCAAATGTCGCACAGTCTTTCGCAACGACGCTCGGAGATTTCGGACTTCTTGCAAAATCCGTGAGAACGAATCTGATCCGCATCGGACTGGGCTTTACCTTCGCTCTTGTCTTTGGGCTCCTGTTGAGGCTAG includes these proteins:
- a CDS encoding UPF0104 family protein; this translates as MGSFGKALLSFRRLLPFLGIALFSVSIYVLVRELGRYTISDIASKVGEVPASRLVIAVFLTFLTYLNLSFYDLIASRRSGVRLKFSSTALVSFVGYTFSKNIGFTFLSGTSVRFRLYGKWGVSGGKILAIIILNYLTFWLGFFALSGILFTLWPPVLQGAVAVPFGSLKAIGITSAGIYVLYMVVVSFRKRPFRIKGKSFSLPGKSFTLFQTGISILDWLLSAGVLFMLLPPEIGYFEVLGVFLLSQFAGLSSQVPGGLGVFEALTIVILSPSLEPDIVVAALILYRIIFYLVPFIIAMVSFAASELLYRGSEKA
- a CDS encoding acetamidase/formamidase, whose protein sequence is MLHRIGRDRVVYDMSPEHKPVLEVSPGDTVIVETEDCFCHRIVSESQTVGGDFDFTHVNPATGPIAVKGAMPGDTIVVSIESIELDDQGVIETCPSWGPVTNVSKSCVTEIAKIHGNYVSFMGERIEVRPMIGVIGNAPADKSIPCTTPGRHGGNLDTKNIMAGSRVYLPVFIKGGNLSLGDVHARMGDGEVGGTGVEIRALVRLSVDIDKMPVESPTVETEDAFYLLFSAQTMEEASRGAVKRAIEFISDWKSIPREKSYMLTSIACDLMISQLVNPLVTVRVKVPKEIL
- a CDS encoding TIGR00341 family protein, producing the protein MAERLIEVFSGSDPEKDLEEMPEEKSIIAHWMVKTSEKLWQTKILALAENSEKVLDSLEQRFTQDESFRAILFQVEASLPRTQKEKKEEEQAEEEEKKPEKGIFKRISREELYHDISEMISNDAVDITMIILSTIVATIGLLRNSPAIIIGAMVIAPMLGPNVAQSFATTLGDFGLLAKSVRTNLIRIGLGFTFALVFGLLLRLDYTTHEITSRTVADIGDIVLAFSSGTAAALSITSGVSTSLIGVMVAVSLMPPLATAGMLLGSGNVAGFSGAILLFFVNIVCINL